Genomic window (Candidatus Vicinibacter proximus):
CCTTTATACAACAAGTCCGCCGGATAAAGACATTTATAAAGACTACCATCTTTATTGCCAAATCTAATTTCCATAAACTCTTCGTCAATGTGTTCTACATTGGTGTACAATCCATAAAAGGAGTCATTAATAAACAGTTGAATATGATTTACCCTGGCGGCAGGCAATCCGATTTTTGAAGCGAAAGCCCAGCACATGGTGGAACGTGAAAGAGTCGGGTCATTGGTTTCAGCATTTAAATTAATTTTTTCAAGACCATGGAATTTTCCTTCCTTGGAAAAATCGCTGAAAGAAATTTTGAAAGATTTTTTTGGTGAGTTTCGAGAGGTATTTCCCCTTAAACCAAAACCTATGTTGAAAAAGGTATCTTTCTTTTGTCCATTGTCAAAGAAAAAGTCGCTTTTAAAAGTTTGATCACTTTCTTTATTTACCGGGTCAAGTATCCATTTAAGTGAGTCAGGATTAATGCGTACATCCATTCTTGGTACCACATCGTCTTTGTAAATGTCTCCCTTGGGTGGTTGTACTACTTGAGCATTGGATTGGATATGATGGGATAAAAGAATGATAAAACACAGAAGGGCGGTTAATTTTCTGATTGTATTGTAGAAAGCGGAGCGTCCCATATCATATAGATTTCAACAAATATCGTCAAGAACTGTCAATTTGGTTAGATTAAAACTTTCATTCAATTTTCCAATTACTCCAAACAACAAATTATAACTGGAAATGCGAATTGATTCACACCAGAGGCCAGTACATTGTCGGCAATAATTTTAAAAAATTTAAATGATTTATGTGGGAATTATTTTTCCCAGGTTCGGAATTTTGAAGTGGAAAAGAAAACCTGCTCCAACAGCAATTGGTAGTTTTCATTCAGTGATTGATTTCTTCTTAGCATCACTGCTTTGGCGGTTTCAAGAAATTTATCCATGCCAAAGGTGCTGAATCCCGTGGCCCCACCCCAGGCAAAATCCGGAATAAATTGCCTTGGATATCCTGCACCAAAAACATTGGCGCCAACCCCTACTACCGTTCCTGTATTAAACATGGTGTTGATTCCACATTTGGCATGATCTCCCATAATCATTCCACAAAAAATACTGTTGGTTTTGACAAATGATTCTTTGGAGTAATTCCAGAGTTTTACCTCCTGATAGGTATTTTTTAAATTCGAAATATTCGTATCGGCGCCCAGATTACACCATTCACCTATGACGGAATTGCCTAGATATCCATCATGTGTTTTATTGGAGTTTGCCTGAAGGACGCTGTTCTGAATTTCACCACCGACTTTTGATCCGGGACCAAGTGTGGTGGGTCCATAAATTTTTGCCCCCATCTTGAGGACAGACCCCTCACACAAAGCAAGCGATCCACGCACTGTGCAACCTTCCATGATTTCTGCATTTTTACCAATGTATATGGATCCGGTTGTGCTGTTTAGGATACTGCAGTGGACAACTGCTCCTTCTTCGAGGAAGATCCTGTCTCCGAATACCTGATTTGATTTATCCAGGCTTTGGCTGTCTCGTCCAAGGGTAATTAAATTATAGTCTTTCTCATGTTCTATCCCATTCAGTTGGAAGATTTGCCATGGAAATGCCAGAATATTAAGTTCTTGTTCGTATGGAGGGACAAAAGCAAGGTGGGCGGGAAAATCTTTTCCCAAAAGATATCTTTCAACCCAATCCAGGCTTTGCGATTCATCCATTTTAGCAGCCAGCCAGATACCATTTTGATTTTTGATGGCCTGTCCGTTTTTTAAATCCTGAATTGTTTTAAAAAAACGCTCATCCGGCAAAACAGATCCATGAACAAAAAGATTTTCGGTAGAAAGGTCGATAGGGTACAAGGAAGCTAATACAGATGGGCATAGATGGGAAACCGTCAAGCCGGTAATTTTTTCCCATTTTTCTGCAATGGTCAGAATCCCAACTCTAATATCAGCAACAGGCCTGGTCTGTGAAAGAGGCCATAATGTAATGGACGAAACCGGATCTACAAGGATGATTTTCATTTGGCGGGTAAATTTTATACCCAGCCCAAATTATGAGTTCTTATTGAATTTGCCGAATTTCTTGTTGAATTTATCAATTCGACCGGCTGTATCAATGAACTTCATTTTTCCAGTAAAGAAAGGGTGAGATTTACTGGATATCTCCAATCTGATTAAAGGATATTCATTACCGTCTTCCCATTGAATAGTTTCCTTGGTAGCAGTGCAGGATTTTGTCAAAAAAGCTTCGTTGCAAGAGAAATCTTTGAACACAACGTAGCGGTAGTTTGAAGGATGAATATCTTTTTTCATAAGTAAGCACTTAAAATTGGACCGCAAATATAATACAATTAAGTATTTTCAAACTAAAAAAAATGAAATAAACGGGATTATAAGAGGGTTTTGATGAGCTGATCTACCCCGAGGCCATCTGCTTCAGCTTTATAATTTACAACAATCCGGTGTCTGAGTACCAAACCGGCAATTGCTTGTACATCCTCAATGTCTGGCGAATATTTGCCCTTTAGCGCCCCATAACATTTGGCTCCCAACACCAAATTTTGTGAAGCCCGGGGACCTGCTCCCCAACTGACATAGGTATTTACTTCCTTGGTAGCCCTTTCGGTCTTAGGTCTGGTTCTGGATGCAAGGCTAACGGCATATTCCAACACATTGTCCGCAATTGGGATTTTTCTGATTACTTGCTGATAGTAAAGGATTTGCTCTGCGCTCAAAATGGGCTTTAATTCAGTTTTCTGGAACATGGTGGTTTGTTTTACCACATTTAGTTCTTCTTCATAACTTGGATAATCCAAAGGAATGTTAAACATAAAACGGTCTAATTGCGCTTCAGGGAGCGGGTATGTACCTTCTTGTTCAATGGGATTTTGAGTCGCCAAAACGAAAAAAGGATTTGGCAAAACATGTCTGGTACCACTGACAGTAACAATTCTTTCCTGCATGGCTTCCAGAAGTGCAGCCTGCGTTTTGGGAGGGGTCCTGTTGATCTCGTCGGCCAGAACAATATTCGCAAACAGTGGACCGCGATTAAATCTAAAATGTCTGTCTTCATCCAGGATTTCTGATCCGGTAATGTCAGAAGGCATTAAATCCGGTGTGAACTGAATCCTTTTGAAGCTCAGGTCGAGTACTTGCGCCAGCGTATTGATGAGCAATGTTTTAGCAAGTCCCGGCACCCCAACCAGCAGACTATGACCATTGCTGAACAGAGATATAATGGAAGCCCTTACTACATCATTTTGACCGACTATGACCTTAGAAATTTCCTGGCTTAAATCCTTATAAGATTGGGCAAGTGCATCTATGGCTTCTACATCTGATTTAAACTGGGTGAGCATCTTTTCTTAATTTTTGGCAAAAGTATGAAATAGTCATTGATAACGAACAAGCAAGTCTTTAAGTTGTAAATACCTAGCCAATCCTTGATAAAAATTCTTCTTCGGTTAGGATTTCAACAGTCCCTATTTTTTTAGCCTTTTCCAGTTTAGAACCGGCATCCGTACCCACCACCAAAATATTCAAATGACCACTGACTGCAGACAAGATTTTAGCACCAGCTTTTTCAGCCAATTCCTGCGCTTTTCGTCTGTCCATTTGGCTCAGGGTACCGGTAAACAAAATAGTCTTACCTGAAAACACGCCGTCCTGATTTTGTAACCTTGGTTTATCCTCCTCCGTTTGCAGCATGTTGACGCCCAGAAGTTCCATTTCTTTCAACATCTTTTTGTTTTCCGGATGCTGGAAGAAAGCTATGATGTTTTCACCGACCACCGGACCTACATCTTTAATTGCGGTATAATTTTCCATGGTCCAGTCAAATAGATTGGGGACGTAGTCCAGATGCTCCGCGATGAGCTTGCTAATTTTTTTTCCAAGATGGTGAATGCATAAACCGTGCAGTAATCTGTGAATGGGATTTTGTTTGGCAATAGAAACTGACATTCTTAATTTTTCGGCAGATTTAAGACCCATGCCTTCTAATTTGCTGATGGCATCATAATCCAGTCGATAGATGTCTGCCATATTTTTAATCCAGCCAAGTTCATAAAAACGTTCTATCAAAGACGCACCTAAACCATCAATGTTCATTGCATCTTTTGAAACATGATGGATTAATCTTTGAATTACTTGCGAAGGGCAATGAAAATTTGGGCACCTCCAGGCAGCTTCATCTTCTTCTCTAACGAGTTTGGTTTTACAATCCGGGCAGACGGAAGGAAAAACAATTGGAGTAGCGTCTGCTCCTCTTAACTCCGGAAAAGATTTTACAATATAAGGGATCACATCTCCTGCTCTTTCTACTAAAACGGTATCCCTTAGAAAAATATCCTTGGTGCGGATAAAATCTTCATTGTGCAAGGAGATCGAAGACACCGTGACGCCAGCCAATTGGACGGGTTCGATTTTGGCGACCGGTGTGATCGAACCAATTTTTCCAATTTGAAAATCTACTTGAAGTAAAACAGAAGTAGCCTGTTTGGCTTGAAATTTATAAGCTACCGCCCAACGTGGATGATGAGCTGTATATCCACATTGTTCTTGCAATCCAAGGTCATTTAACTTGATGACCATTCCATCCAGTTCGTAGTCATATGAATCGCGTTTGATGGCCCAATAATTTATAAAATCAAAAACTTCTTTAATACCGGTGCATTTTTTTTTCTCAATTTTGGGTACTAAAAATCCCAGGTTTTGCACCAGGTCAATGAGTTCCTCCTGATTTTTATATTCAAGTAATTTGTTTTCACCATTTTCATCTATGGCAAACCCCAATTGAAAAATGAACACATCTAATTTGCGGGAAGCGGTTTCTGCGGGATCTTTCGTCCGCATTACACCGGTGGCTGCATTTCTAGGATTTGCCAGGAGCGATAGACCGTCTTGTTCACGATCCTGGTTGATCTTAACAAAAACATCTTTGCGTATAATTGCTTCCCCTCTCAGTTCAGCCTTCTTTATTCCATAGGAAGAAAAAGGTGCGCTGAGCGGTAAGGATCTGATTGTTCTAGCATTAGGGGTCATTTCTTCCCCTTTTTGCCCATCGCCCCTTGTGGCGGCTCTTACCAGCAAATCGTTTTCATAAACAACGGCCATACTACCGCCATCAAATTTCGGTTCTACCAGATATTCCAAATTTTCATTTTCAGGAATGGAGCATAATTTTTTTATTCTTTTATCGAAGTCTTCCAAATCAATCAGATTGTAAGTATTGTCCAAAGAAAGCATGGGCGCAAGATGGCTCACCGATTCCTGTTTGGTACTTAGATCGCTGGACACCCGCTGTGTGGGCGAGTCTTCTGTAATCCAATCGGGGTGAACACTTTCCGTTCTTTCCAGTAATTTATACAATTGATCGTATTCAAAATCTGAGACAACCGGATCATTGTCTACATAATACTTCCACTCATGGTATTTTAACAATAACCTAAGGTTGTTAATTTTTTCCTTCGGAACTTCCGTATCAGTGCTGTGGAATTGTTTTCCCAGTTCTTTAAAAAAGTGTGCATTAGAAAAATCATTCGTGACCATATCTTGTAATTGAAAGGTAAAAATAGAAAGTTTTATGAAGGCGAATTAATGGAAGTTGGTGAGATTTAGAAAAAAATGGATTAGGGTCATCCGCGCGATCATTTTAAAGATGATGATACTCAAGGTTATCAAAATTTCATGTGATGAAATCAAGTTGAATTTTAATGAATGAGATAATCTTTTAGAACATTTAGGTTGAAGTTAAAATTGAATTATCAAATTTAATTGGGTATAAAAAATTCAACTTTTAATATGGTAAGATGAATTGGGTTGCTTCGTGGATGTAATTTGAAGCAGTCACGATTTAATCTGTCAGTTTGATAAATTTGTAAATTAATTTTACTTTTGTATGTAATATTTAGCATGAATCTATTAATTCAGGATATTATAATTGAATGCACCCTTTTTGCCTTTTGATTTTATTAGAAAATTTTTTTTGATTTGTTTAAGTGCATCCATTTTTATTCTGAGTAGAGATTATTTAAATTTTAAATGGTTTACGATTGAATTGCCGAATTAAAATTGGATATCATTTTACTCAATTAAATTAGCGACTTTGGATTTAATTTTTATCCTAATTTCAAAAGTCTAATTTGCATATAATGTCCAATTTATTTTTTTCACCCTTGATTTATTCCAATTGGTTTCAACCCAATTTATTTTAGCATCCCAGTATTTATTCGTTATTTTTACCACATGAAGTGGTCTTTACTTTTACTCACATTTTTTTGTCTGGCTTGTCAATACAATGCACCTGATCGAAATAAGACAGTTAAAGTTGAAGCAGGTAATGCTTTGGATTATTTTTATTATTCAAGGTCTTACCCTGAACAGTCATTTAATATGGATCAATATTTCCAATAGGATTATTAGGCACATAATTAAAAGGCGACAAACCAGGATATTTATCTGAGCGTGGATCTACACCATACCACAATCTTTATTTCACATCATACTCGATGAACTTTTTCATCATACATTAAAATCATTTTTACTTAAAAAACCATCAAAAGGATGATTTATTAAAACCGAATTAACTAAACTTTCATTAGTTTCTTTCAATAAAATATAATATTCTGATATAAATTGATTAATTGAATTGTGATCTCTATATGACAGATAAAACAAATAATAAACTGTACAATTAAAAAATGTTTCAATTATTAATTTATCCTCTTTTGTAAAATTGTAACTTAATTCATGTTGTATGTCCTGGGGTAGGTAATTGAAGTAATATACATTCCTGTTTGTATTTAAATCTTTTAAGTAGACTGTATCAGGAGCTACATTATCTATATATAATTGCTTATTAGAATACAACTTTATTCTAAGTATTTCAATTGCCCACAAATCGGTTGAAAAAATTGATAATACCTCCATAATTATTCAAGTATTGATTTGAGATTTGCTTCATCTTTTATAACTGTTATACCTTTTCTTGCAGCATCTCTAATTTGCGCGCCTGTAGCTTTAGGCATAAATAAATAATATCCTTTTCCTTGAGAGCTTGAGTATTCTTTATTCTTCAGAGATTGAGTCAAATCCATTTTTCCACCTGATTTTACTTCAACATTATTTCTATTACCCACTAAATCGATATCCCCTGATTGTCTAGCACCTTTGCTATCCGTAAAGGAATAATCTTGTTCTACTGCTTTTACTCGACCCGGACCTAATCTATTTGCTAGTGAACCAGTAAAGTTATTATCTCTTGCAGAAAAGAATTTTTCAGCTGGACCAGCTTTTGAGATTCCCTTAACACCTTTAAATCCTAATCCACCTCCAACTAATCCACCAACTAACTCACCACCTTTTTCAAATCTTTCTTCACTTGATAATGCTCGACCCGAATAGGCTTCTGTTCCGCTAGCTATTTCATAGGTTGATTTTCCAGCTTCATATGTTCCATAAGCAGCAAGAGCATAACCAATAGCTGGAGCTGCGGTTCCACCTGAAGCAATAAGTGCTCCAACTGCTAATCCTCC
Coding sequences:
- a CDS encoding glucose-1-phosphate thymidylyltransferase gives rise to the protein MKIILVDPVSSITLWPLSQTRPVADIRVGILTIAEKWEKITGLTVSHLCPSVLASLYPIDLSTENLFVHGSVLPDERFFKTIQDLKNGQAIKNQNGIWLAAKMDESQSLDWVERYLLGKDFPAHLAFVPPYEQELNILAFPWQIFQLNGIEHEKDYNLITLGRDSQSLDKSNQVFGDRIFLEEGAVVHCSILNSTTGSIYIGKNAEIMEGCTVRGSLALCEGSVLKMGAKIYGPTTLGPGSKVGGEIQNSVLQANSNKTHDGYLGNSVIGEWCNLGADTNISNLKNTYQEVKLWNYSKESFVKTNSIFCGMIMGDHAKCGINTMFNTGTVVGVGANVFGAGYPRQFIPDFAWGGATGFSTFGMDKFLETAKAVMLRRNQSLNENYQLLLEQVFFSTSKFRTWEK
- a CDS encoding type B 50S ribosomal protein L31, with protein sequence MKKDIHPSNYRYVVFKDFSCNEAFLTKSCTATKETIQWEDGNEYPLIRLEISSKSHPFFTGKMKFIDTAGRIDKFNKKFGKFNKNS
- a CDS encoding AAA family ATPase, yielding MLTQFKSDVEAIDALAQSYKDLSQEISKVIVGQNDVVRASIISLFSNGHSLLVGVPGLAKTLLINTLAQVLDLSFKRIQFTPDLMPSDITGSEILDEDRHFRFNRGPLFANIVLADEINRTPPKTQAALLEAMQERIVTVSGTRHVLPNPFFVLATQNPIEQEGTYPLPEAQLDRFMFNIPLDYPSYEEELNVVKQTTMFQKTELKPILSAEQILYYQQVIRKIPIADNVLEYAVSLASRTRPKTERATKEVNTYVSWGAGPRASQNLVLGAKCYGALKGKYSPDIEDVQAIAGLVLRHRIVVNYKAEADGLGVDQLIKTLL
- the ligA gene encoding NAD-dependent DNA ligase LigA, with translation MVTNDFSNAHFFKELGKQFHSTDTEVPKEKINNLRLLLKYHEWKYYVDNDPVVSDFEYDQLYKLLERTESVHPDWITEDSPTQRVSSDLSTKQESVSHLAPMLSLDNTYNLIDLEDFDKRIKKLCSIPENENLEYLVEPKFDGGSMAVVYENDLLVRAATRGDGQKGEEMTPNARTIRSLPLSAPFSSYGIKKAELRGEAIIRKDVFVKINQDREQDGLSLLANPRNAATGVMRTKDPAETASRKLDVFIFQLGFAIDENGENKLLEYKNQEELIDLVQNLGFLVPKIEKKKCTGIKEVFDFINYWAIKRDSYDYELDGMVIKLNDLGLQEQCGYTAHHPRWAVAYKFQAKQATSVLLQVDFQIGKIGSITPVAKIEPVQLAGVTVSSISLHNEDFIRTKDIFLRDTVLVERAGDVIPYIVKSFPELRGADATPIVFPSVCPDCKTKLVREEDEAAWRCPNFHCPSQVIQRLIHHVSKDAMNIDGLGASLIERFYELGWIKNMADIYRLDYDAISKLEGMGLKSAEKLRMSVSIAKQNPIHRLLHGLCIHHLGKKISKLIAEHLDYVPNLFDWTMENYTAIKDVGPVVGENIIAFFQHPENKKMLKEMELLGVNMLQTEEDKPRLQNQDGVFSGKTILFTGTLSQMDRRKAQELAEKAGAKILSAVSGHLNILVVGTDAGSKLEKAKKIGTVEILTEEEFLSRIG